Proteins encoded within one genomic window of Streptomyces profundus:
- a CDS encoding DUF4232 domain-containing protein, which yields MAPLPPDSPRSPRLRARPTAGAALVVLAALVATGCGTGGSASEDNALERASSSDQPADTEAQTDTDTDPDADADTPSEAEAEAGSDSAAPDRRPQSDAADWCATDALAAEVTPLDAGAGNRYAALVLTNTTDASCRTQGWPGLELAAGDGAALPTETVRDDSRAPVPLTLAPGESAWAQLRWTVVPGSADPADGGCGPEPAALRVIPPDTYDATPADWEFGAVCGPGRIEALPLAEGEGP from the coding sequence ATGGCCCCCCTCCCCCCTGACTCCCCCCGTTCCCCGCGCCTTCGCGCTCGTCCCACCGCCGGCGCCGCGTTGGTGGTGCTCGCCGCCCTGGTCGCCACCGGCTGCGGCACAGGCGGTTCGGCGTCCGAGGACAACGCCCTGGAACGCGCCTCCTCGTCCGACCAGCCGGCCGACACCGAAGCCCAGACCGACACCGACACGGACCCCGACGCCGACGCCGACACCCCGTCCGAGGCGGAAGCCGAGGCGGGGTCGGACTCCGCCGCCCCCGACCGCCGCCCCCAGTCCGACGCGGCCGACTGGTGCGCCACCGACGCGCTGGCCGCCGAGGTGACCCCGCTGGACGCCGGCGCCGGCAACCGCTACGCGGCGCTGGTGCTCACCAACACCACGGACGCCTCCTGCCGCACCCAGGGCTGGCCTGGTCTGGAGCTGGCCGCCGGCGACGGCGCCGCGCTCCCCACCGAGACGGTCAGGGACGATTCCAGGGCGCCCGTCCCCCTGACGCTGGCCCCGGGCGAGAGTGCCTGGGCCCAGCTGCGGTGGACGGTGGTGCCCGGCTCGGCCGACCCGGCGGACGGCGGCTGCGGGCCCGAGCCCGCGGCGCTGCGGGTCATACCACCGGACACCTACGACGCGACCCCCGCCGACTGGGAGTTCGGGGCGGTCTGCGGCCCCGGCCGCATCGAGGCCCTGCCCCTGGCCGAGGGCGAGGGCCCCTGA
- a CDS encoding LysR family transcriptional regulator: MLNLDRLRVLYAVRSHGSVSAAALALRVTTSAVSQQLAKLERETGQRLLAKSGRGVRLTDAGRLLAEHAERILSQVEVAHADLEAQRGQAVGELRVGAFATAARGLFPAALATLRGAHPQLRPTLREMEPEEALRVLARGDIDLAVVLDWYNRPLALPGGLARVTLFDDVADIALPVAHPLADRSEVDLTELADEHWVSWPPGAICHDWLMFTLRGRGIEPKIEHTAFEHHTQLALIAAGLGVAVAPRLGRTPVPDGVALVPLRGSITRRVYAVWREGSTGRPSVRAAVAALHEVSPDG; this comes from the coding sequence ATGTTGAACCTGGACCGGCTGCGGGTGCTCTATGCCGTGCGCAGCCACGGCTCGGTCAGCGCCGCGGCCCTCGCCCTGCGGGTGACCACTTCGGCGGTCTCCCAACAGCTGGCCAAGCTGGAGCGGGAGACCGGGCAGCGGCTGCTGGCCAAGAGCGGTCGTGGTGTGCGGCTCACCGACGCGGGCCGGCTCCTCGCCGAGCACGCCGAGCGCATCCTGTCCCAGGTGGAGGTGGCCCACGCCGACCTGGAGGCCCAGCGCGGCCAGGCGGTGGGCGAGCTTCGGGTCGGCGCGTTCGCCACCGCCGCCCGGGGGCTGTTTCCGGCCGCGCTCGCCACCCTGCGTGGTGCGCATCCCCAACTGCGGCCCACGCTCCGCGAGATGGAGCCGGAGGAGGCGCTGCGGGTGTTGGCGCGCGGGGACATCGACCTGGCCGTCGTCCTCGACTGGTACAACCGGCCGCTGGCCCTGCCCGGCGGGCTCGCCCGGGTGACCCTCTTCGACGATGTGGCCGATATCGCGCTGCCGGTCGCCCATCCGCTCGCCGACCGGAGCGAGGTGGACCTGACGGAGCTCGCCGACGAGCACTGGGTCTCCTGGCCGCCGGGCGCGATCTGTCACGACTGGCTGATGTTCACCCTGCGCGGGCGTGGGATCGAACCCAAGATCGAGCACACCGCGTTCGAACACCACACGCAGCTGGCCCTGATCGCCGCCGGTCTTGGCGTGGCCGTCGCCCCCCGCCTCGGCCGCACGCCGGTGCCCGACGGGGTGGCGCTGGTTCCGCTGCGCGGGAGCATCACCCGCCGGGTGTACGCCGTCTGGCGTGAGGGCTCAACCGGCCGCCCCTCCGTCCGCGCCGCCGTCGCCGCCCTCCACGAGGTGTCTCCCGACGGGTAG
- a CDS encoding aminotransferase class I/II-fold pyridoxal phosphate-dependent enzyme produces MLAGYRIEGRGAAEIAASVERAIGDGTLLPGQPLPPLRELAAELGVNANTVAAAYRTLRDRGVIETAGRRGSRVRARPASAPREALSFAPPPGVRNVSDGNPDPALLPPLADALAAAAEDARRSPTLYGVPSVDPELAELARARLAVDGAPEGPIAVTSGALDSVERVLHAWLRPGDAIAVEDPGWGALLDLVPALGLRALPCEMDDEGPLPEACERALRAGARALVVTARAQNPSGAVVTPARAAELRSLLARHPGVLVIEDDHGRDIVRQPLAPVAGGTDRWAFVQSLSKAYGPDLRLAVLTGDPTTVDRVRGRQRLGPGWVSQLLQRATAHLWRTGAVESARVAAVYDARREALIAALAERGVAARGRGGLNAWVPVPDETTAVAQLLRAGWAVAPGARFRLSAPPGLRLTTASLASDEAAGLAAAVAEALRPPTVRRLG; encoded by the coding sequence GTGCTAGCAGGATATCGGATCGAAGGTCGCGGCGCCGCCGAGATCGCGGCCAGCGTGGAGCGGGCCATTGGTGACGGCACCCTGCTCCCCGGCCAACCGCTGCCGCCACTGCGGGAGTTGGCGGCCGAGTTGGGCGTCAACGCCAACACCGTCGCCGCCGCGTACCGGACGCTGCGCGACCGCGGCGTGATCGAGACCGCGGGCCGGCGCGGGAGCCGGGTGCGGGCGCGCCCCGCCAGCGCGCCGCGCGAGGCGCTGTCGTTCGCGCCGCCGCCCGGCGTGCGGAACGTCTCCGATGGCAACCCGGACCCCGCGCTGCTGCCTCCCCTGGCCGACGCGCTCGCCGCCGCGGCCGAGGACGCCCGGCGCTCGCCCACCCTCTACGGCGTCCCCTCCGTCGACCCGGAGTTGGCGGAGCTGGCCCGCGCCCGGCTGGCCGTGGACGGCGCGCCCGAGGGGCCGATCGCCGTCACCTCGGGCGCGCTCGACAGCGTCGAACGCGTACTGCACGCCTGGCTGCGGCCGGGCGACGCCATCGCCGTCGAGGATCCGGGGTGGGGCGCGCTGCTGGATCTGGTGCCCGCCCTCGGTCTGCGCGCCCTCCCCTGCGAGATGGACGACGAGGGCCCGCTGCCCGAGGCGTGCGAGCGCGCGTTGCGCGCCGGCGCCCGCGCCCTAGTGGTGACCGCCCGCGCGCAGAACCCCTCGGGCGCTGTGGTCACGCCGGCGCGTGCGGCCGAGTTGCGCTCCCTGCTGGCCCGACACCCCGGGGTCCTGGTGATCGAGGACGACCACGGCCGGGACATCGTCCGCCAGCCGCTCGCCCCCGTGGCGGGCGGCACGGATCGGTGGGCCTTCGTGCAGTCGCTCTCCAAGGCGTACGGCCCTGATCTGCGCCTGGCCGTGCTCACCGGGGACCCGACCACGGTGGACCGGGTCCGCGGACGCCAACGCCTCGGCCCCGGCTGGGTCAGCCAGCTGCTGCAACGGGCCACCGCGCACCTGTGGCGCACCGGCGCCGTCGAATCGGCCCGGGTCGCCGCCGTCTACGATGCCCGCCGCGAGGCGCTGATCGCGGCCCTCGCCGAACGAGGGGTGGCCGCCAGGGGGCGCGGCGGCCTGAACGCCTGGGTGCCCGTGCCGGACGAGACGACCGCCGTCGCGCAACTGCTCCGCGCCGGCTGGGCGGTGGCGCCGGGCGCCAGGTTCCGGCTGTCCGCGCCGCCCGGCCTCCGCCTCACCACGGCCTCGCTCGCGAGTGACGAAGCGGCCGGGCTGGCGGCGGCGGTCGCCGAGGCGCTCCGCCCGCCCACCGTGCGCCGCCTCGGGTGA
- a CDS encoding pyridoxamine 5'-phosphate oxidase family protein, producing MSATESPSYPRTDRTTPTRARERVSYDRALVHSILDAGYLCHLGFVAEGRPVVLPTLYARLGERLYLHGSSGARALRGSELPVCVTVTHVDGLVLARSAFHHSINYRSVVVHGTARRVTDEALARTALDALVDSVVAGRAADCRPASAKELAATAVLELDLTEVSAKARAGGPNDAPEDLDLPHWSGVLPVRAAYGPPLAAEDGGSRAPLPDYLRQSVGA from the coding sequence ATGTCGGCCACCGAGTCCCCCAGCTATCCGAGGACCGATCGGACCACCCCCACCCGGGCCAGGGAACGGGTCTCCTACGACCGCGCGTTGGTCCACTCCATCCTGGACGCGGGGTATCTGTGCCACCTCGGCTTCGTCGCCGAGGGCCGCCCCGTGGTGCTGCCGACGCTCTACGCGCGGCTGGGCGAGCGGCTCTACCTCCACGGGTCGAGCGGCGCGCGCGCCCTGCGCGGGTCCGAGCTGCCGGTCTGTGTGACGGTGACCCATGTCGACGGGCTGGTACTGGCCAGGTCGGCGTTCCACCACTCCATCAACTACCGCTCGGTGGTGGTGCACGGCACCGCTCGCCGGGTCACGGACGAGGCGCTGGCCAGGACGGCGCTCGACGCCCTGGTGGACTCGGTGGTGGCTGGCCGGGCGGCCGACTGCCGCCCGGCCAGCGCCAAGGAGTTGGCCGCCACCGCCGTGCTGGAGCTGGACCTCACCGAGGTCTCGGCCAAGGCGCGCGCCGGCGGTCCGAACGACGCCCCGGAGGACCTCGACCTGCCGCACTGGAGCGGCGTGCTGCCGGTCCGGGCAGCCTACGGGCCGCCGCTGGCCGCCGAGGACGGCGGGTCCCGCGCGCCGCTGCCCGACTATCTGCGGCAGTCCGTCGGCGCCTGA
- a CDS encoding SDR family oxidoreductase, producing MAVLAGKAAVVTGGSRGIGRAVVLRLARDGAAVVFTYARNGEAADEVVRQAEKADGNVTAVQLDLAEPGAAEEVLAGAERQLGGLDVLVNNAATQSEVVPIAQTTEADFDRVMAVNARSVFLTVRYAARHMREGGRIVNISTLNTVLPAPGNAPYAASKGALEQLTLVASRELGARGITVNTVSPGATDTDLLNAANEPEKLAMVAGMTPLGRLGQPEDVADVVAFLAGPDGRWLTGQNIRANGGLV from the coding sequence ATGGCGGTGCTCGCAGGCAAGGCGGCTGTTGTCACCGGGGGTTCACGGGGGATCGGCCGGGCGGTCGTGCTGCGGCTCGCACGGGACGGAGCGGCTGTGGTCTTCACCTACGCGCGGAACGGTGAGGCCGCGGACGAGGTCGTGCGGCAGGCCGAGAAGGCGGACGGGAACGTCACCGCGGTCCAGCTGGATCTGGCCGAGCCCGGCGCGGCCGAGGAGGTGTTAGCCGGGGCCGAACGTCAGCTCGGTGGCCTGGATGTCCTGGTCAACAACGCGGCTACCCAGTCCGAGGTCGTGCCCATCGCGCAGACGACCGAGGCTGATTTCGACCGGGTGATGGCCGTGAACGCGCGGTCCGTCTTCCTCACGGTGCGCTATGCGGCGCGGCACATGCGCGAGGGCGGGCGGATCGTGAACATATCCACCCTCAACACGGTTCTCCCCGCCCCGGGGAACGCCCCCTACGCGGCCAGCAAGGGCGCCCTCGAACAGCTGACCCTGGTGGCCTCGCGCGAGCTGGGCGCACGGGGCATAACGGTCAACACCGTCTCGCCCGGCGCCACGGACACCGATCTGCTGAACGCGGCCAACGAGCCGGAGAAGCTGGCGATGGTCGCCGGAATGACCCCGCTCGGCCGCCTCGGCCAGCCCGAGGACGTGGCGGATGTGGTCGCCTTCCTCGCGGGTCCGGACGGCCGGTGGCTGACGGGCCAGAACATCCGGGCCAACGGGGGCCTCGTGTAG
- a CDS encoding CPBP family intramembrane glutamic endopeptidase: MPARALRHELLLVLGVSLGASAIRALVSFTGVLTRPGGLSDHAANLNSSRAPDRPWLDLAWQLVSIGTALVPVALVAHLLLREYAYRGGGMRLIGFDATRPRFDLAWGAVVAAGIGGSGLALYLGAHAAGANLTVVPESLPDVWWKYPVLIASAVQNSVLEEVIVVGFLLRRLDQLGWSPLGALTVSALLRGTYHLYQGIGGFFGNVAMGVIFVWLYRRWGRVMPLVVAHALIDIVAFVGYGLLAGRVGWLPTA, translated from the coding sequence CTGCCGGCTCGGGCCCTGCGTCATGAACTGCTGCTGGTGCTCGGGGTGTCGCTGGGGGCCAGCGCGATCCGGGCCCTGGTCAGCTTCACCGGCGTGCTCACCCGCCCCGGCGGGCTGAGCGACCACGCGGCCAACCTCAACTCCTCGCGCGCCCCCGACCGCCCCTGGCTGGATCTGGCCTGGCAACTCGTCAGCATCGGCACCGCCCTGGTGCCCGTGGCCCTGGTGGCCCACCTGCTGCTGCGGGAGTACGCCTACCGGGGCGGCGGGATGCGGCTGATCGGCTTCGACGCCACCAGGCCCCGGTTCGACCTGGCCTGGGGGGCCGTGGTGGCGGCCGGCATCGGCGGCAGCGGTCTCGCGCTCTACCTCGGCGCGCACGCCGCCGGCGCCAATCTGACCGTGGTGCCCGAGTCGCTCCCCGACGTCTGGTGGAAGTACCCGGTGCTGATCGCCTCCGCCGTGCAGAACTCCGTGCTGGAGGAGGTGATCGTGGTCGGCTTCCTGCTGCGCCGGCTCGATCAGCTCGGCTGGTCCCCACTGGGCGCGCTGACGGTCAGCGCGCTGCTGCGCGGCACCTACCACCTCTACCAGGGCATCGGTGGCTTCTTCGGCAATGTGGCCATGGGCGTGATCTTCGTCTGGCTCTACCGGCGGTGGGGGCGCGTCATGCCGCTCGTGGTAGCGCACGCCCTGATCGACATCGTCGCCTTCGTCGGCTACGGGCTGCTGGCCGGCCGCGTCGGCTGGCTCCCCACTGCGTGA